The following coding sequences lie in one Aquabacterium olei genomic window:
- a CDS encoding FAD-dependent oxidoreductase has protein sequence MDTLIVFSHLRWHFVYQRPQHLLTRLARTRRVIYVEEPMRAEGPARLEKTSVGEHIEVWRPHTPVEAPGFHDDQLPVLRRLLEAELRAAGGEAPTLWFYTPMALPLASGLRPRAIVYDCMDELSAFLGAPRQMQQREAALLKCADLVLAGGPSLYEARRGLHPNVQCLPSAVDARHYAPAFALSHADRVAEADALQQHIPRPRLGFVGVIDERLHTALLRSLAESRPDWQVVMVGPVVKIDPASLPQAPNIHWLGPQPYGLLPQIMAGWDVCLLPFALNEATRFISPTKTLEYLAADKPVVSTPVADVVSMYGDVVEVAADAAGFIDACERLLNEDEDRRTRRHADRLATVSRFSWDQAAETVEQALAALPGRRADQLGLFPDDRPAGMTAATASTGTAPLQVRHIVVGAGPTGLSAAYHLGLDARGGDTLLIEREATVGGWCRSIQDAGFTFDYAGHIMFSNEPEVLALYDKLLGDNLHWQQREAWIYSKNVYTRYPFQGSLYGLPPAVLKECLIGAIEARFGPLSGEGAPAASQPPANFKEFIHRVWGEGIARHFATPYNEKLWAVPLEEMETSWLGGRVPLPDLAQMIEGALEPTPAPMGPNARFGYPLRGGFQALMDGFLPHLQGTEIALRTSVVHVSPRDRTVRLDDGRTVRFETLISTMPLPQLVAACGEEAPQAVREAAQALRHVSVRCVNLGVAREALTDKHWIYYPEDTVFHRIFVQGNASPHCNPPGGFGLTCEITYAPGKPLPCDGQALIDRVVDDCRRVGMLRDDDTLITANQVDMPCAYVVYDHARAANVQCIRDWLASAGIVLTGRYSEWAYYNSDHAFVAGRRAADQALAALPPMLARAV, from the coding sequence GCACTTGCGCTGGCACTTCGTGTACCAGCGGCCGCAACACCTGTTGACGCGGCTGGCGCGCACGCGGCGTGTCATCTACGTGGAGGAACCGATGCGCGCCGAGGGCCCTGCGCGCCTGGAGAAGACATCGGTGGGCGAGCACATCGAGGTGTGGCGGCCGCACACGCCCGTGGAGGCCCCGGGCTTCCACGATGACCAGCTGCCGGTGCTGCGTCGCCTGCTGGAGGCCGAGTTGCGTGCCGCCGGTGGAGAGGCGCCCACGCTGTGGTTCTACACCCCCATGGCCCTGCCGCTGGCCAGTGGCTTGCGACCCCGTGCCATCGTGTACGACTGCATGGACGAGCTCTCGGCCTTTCTGGGGGCGCCGCGTCAGATGCAGCAGCGCGAGGCGGCCTTGCTCAAGTGCGCCGACCTGGTTCTGGCCGGCGGGCCCAGCCTGTACGAGGCGCGGCGTGGCCTTCATCCGAATGTGCAGTGCCTGCCCAGTGCGGTGGATGCCCGGCATTACGCGCCGGCGTTTGCCCTGTCACATGCCGATCGGGTGGCCGAGGCCGATGCGCTGCAGCAGCACATTCCCCGGCCGCGCCTGGGCTTTGTCGGTGTGATCGACGAACGGCTGCACACGGCCCTGTTGCGCAGCCTGGCCGAGTCGCGCCCGGACTGGCAGGTGGTGATGGTCGGCCCGGTGGTGAAGATCGACCCTGCGAGCCTGCCGCAGGCGCCCAACATCCACTGGCTGGGGCCCCAGCCGTACGGCCTGCTTCCGCAGATCATGGCGGGCTGGGATGTCTGCCTGCTGCCGTTCGCACTCAACGAAGCGACCCGCTTCATCAGCCCGACCAAGACGCTGGAGTACCTCGCCGCCGACAAGCCGGTGGTCAGCACGCCGGTGGCCGACGTGGTCTCGATGTATGGCGACGTGGTGGAGGTGGCGGCCGATGCGGCGGGTTTCATCGATGCCTGCGAGCGCCTGCTGAACGAGGACGAGGACCGGCGCACGCGTCGCCATGCCGACCGGCTGGCCACGGTGTCGCGCTTCTCGTGGGATCAGGCTGCGGAGACGGTGGAGCAGGCCCTCGCGGCCCTGCCGGGTCGACGCGCCGACCAGCTCGGGCTGTTCCCGGATGACAGGCCGGCCGGCATGACGGCGGCCACCGCGTCGACGGGCACGGCGCCGCTGCAGGTCCGCCACATCGTGGTCGGGGCGGGCCCCACCGGGCTGTCGGCCGCCTACCACCTGGGGCTCGATGCGCGGGGTGGCGACACGCTGTTGATCGAGCGCGAGGCCACGGTAGGAGGCTGGTGCCGCTCCATCCAGGATGCGGGGTTCACCTTCGATTACGCCGGCCACATCATGTTCTCCAACGAGCCCGAGGTGCTGGCGCTGTACGACAAGCTGCTGGGCGACAACCTGCACTGGCAGCAGCGCGAGGCGTGGATCTACAGCAAGAACGTGTACACACGCTACCCCTTTCAGGGTTCGCTCTATGGACTGCCGCCGGCCGTGCTCAAGGAGTGCCTGATCGGCGCCATCGAGGCGCGCTTCGGCCCGTTGTCCGGGGAGGGGGCGCCCGCGGCGTCCCAGCCGCCGGCCAACTTCAAGGAGTTCATCCACCGCGTGTGGGGCGAGGGGATTGCACGGCACTTCGCCACGCCGTACAACGAGAAGCTCTGGGCCGTGCCGCTCGAAGAGATGGAGACCTCGTGGCTGGGTGGCCGCGTGCCGCTGCCCGATCTGGCGCAGATGATCGAAGGCGCGCTCGAACCCACGCCTGCCCCGATGGGGCCCAACGCACGCTTCGGCTATCCCTTGCGCGGGGGCTTCCAGGCCCTGATGGATGGCTTCCTGCCACACCTGCAGGGCACCGAGATCGCGCTGCGAACCAGCGTCGTTCACGTGTCGCCGCGCGACCGCACGGTGCGCCTGGACGACGGCCGCACGGTCCGCTTCGAGACCCTGATCAGCACCATGCCGCTGCCGCAGCTGGTGGCCGCGTGTGGCGAAGAAGCCCCGCAGGCCGTGCGGGAGGCCGCCCAGGCGCTGCGCCATGTGTCGGTGCGGTGCGTCAACCTCGGCGTGGCGCGCGAGGCGCTGACCGACAAGCACTGGATCTACTACCCCGAAGACACCGTCTTCCACCGCATCTTCGTGCAGGGCAACGCCAGCCCGCACTGCAATCCACCGGGCGGTTTCGGCCTGACGTGCGAGATCACCTACGCGCCGGGCAAGCCCTTGCCCTGTGATGGCCAGGCTCTGATCGACCGCGTGGTGGACGATTGCCGACGCGTCGGCATGCTGCGCGACGACGACACGTTGATCACCGCCAACCAGGTCGACATGCCGTGTGCCTATGTCGTGTACGACCACGCCCGCGCGGCCAATGTGCAGTGCATCCGTGACTGGCTGGCCAGTGCCGGCATCGTGCTGACCGGGCGCTACAGCGAGTGGGCGTACTACAACTCGGACCACGCTTTCGTCGCCGGCCGTCGCGCGGCCGATCAGGCACTGGCCGCCTTGCCGCCCATGCTGGCGCGGGCGGTGTGA
- a CDS encoding amidohydrolase family protein: MRIDAHIHCTGDETADGVVRALDAADIDVGVLLAPFLSPGYSLDDAASLRRANAHLGRLVQAHPDRLVGLAVVDPRDVDAASDLRRAREDHGLAGVKLVPTGWYPYDEVVQPVFAEACRLDMPVLCHSGIFIDGRSGRFCRPTFFEALRAHPGLRVTLAHLSWPWTDEAIAVGVIDLINGVPPDRVAFRFDISFGPPPPYRLEVLRRALDVLGPELLQFGSDCFLPCPAAELIERRRWVEALMDQLALEPAARERIWWGTAAAWLGPHLPKPTARPPAPSHTAWPARLPAAPSDDDPDSSLFDRPLRLMPRCC, encoded by the coding sequence ATGCGGATCGACGCCCACATCCACTGTACCGGCGACGAAACGGCCGATGGCGTGGTGCGGGCGCTGGATGCGGCCGACATCGACGTCGGCGTGCTGCTGGCGCCCTTTCTGAGCCCGGGCTACAGCCTGGACGATGCGGCCTCCTTGCGCCGCGCCAATGCCCACCTCGGCCGCCTGGTGCAGGCGCACCCTGACCGCCTGGTGGGTTTGGCCGTGGTCGACCCACGGGATGTCGATGCGGCGAGCGACCTGCGGCGCGCGCGCGAAGACCATGGCCTGGCGGGCGTGAAGTTGGTGCCCACCGGCTGGTACCCCTACGACGAGGTGGTTCAACCCGTTTTTGCGGAGGCCTGCCGGCTCGACATGCCGGTGCTGTGTCACAGCGGCATCTTCATCGACGGTCGATCGGGACGCTTCTGCCGGCCAACGTTCTTCGAAGCACTGCGGGCCCACCCGGGCCTGCGGGTGACGCTGGCACACCTCAGCTGGCCCTGGACGGACGAGGCCATCGCCGTGGGCGTCATCGACCTCATCAATGGCGTGCCGCCCGACCGGGTGGCCTTCCGCTTCGACATCTCGTTCGGGCCGCCTCCGCCTTATCGGCTGGAAGTGCTGCGCCGGGCGCTCGATGTGCTGGGGCCCGAGTTGCTGCAATTCGGCAGCGACTGCTTCCTGCCTTGTCCGGCCGCCGAGCTGATCGAGCGCCGCCGGTGGGTGGAGGCGCTGATGGACCAGCTGGCGCTGGAGCCGGCCGCGCGCGAGCGCATCTGGTGGGGCACCGCCGCCGCCTGGCTGGGGCCTCATCTGCCCAAGCCTACCGCCCGCCCGCCCGCCCCCTCGCACACCGCCTGGCCCGCCCGCCTGCCCGCGGCCCCCTCTGACGATGACCCGGATTCGTCGCTCTTCGACCGGCCCCTGCGCTTGATGCCTCGGTGCTGCTGA
- a CDS encoding glycosyltransferase family 4 protein codes for MPSVPNASQRVQVLQVLGNAIVGGMETYVSRLIERLPADQFGITVLLPWESELSDHLRSLGAEVYVTPMPDNPPWSAIQTVSALVKAHAIDVLHAHLPNAHLLSALVGRLCSKPVITTIHGRQLSTLDLEVHRTASTHLSVVCRQTYFHALGLGVSPSQLHLIPNGADTTLFVPRRVRNGPLRQALGVPPEAPLVGQVGRLSAEKGPDVFVRAALAAHAVMPDVHFALIGEGPLRTELEQTVARLGLTDRLHFAGLQSDMANIYAELDVVVSASRSEAMPLAVLEAMSSGVPVIVTRVGGVPDLVQHGLSGWLVGDGDYDAMAAQLVSLLREPERAAAMGQRARARVVHQFSLDHSVAGTAQLLRKLAQRGGDARRVSAVMSGEGGKAVVG; via the coding sequence ATGCCCAGCGTGCCCAATGCATCTCAGCGCGTCCAGGTCCTTCAGGTCCTGGGCAACGCCATCGTCGGTGGCATGGAAACCTATGTCTCACGGTTGATCGAGCGGCTGCCAGCGGACCAGTTCGGCATCACGGTCCTGCTTCCCTGGGAGAGTGAGCTCTCGGACCACCTGCGCTCGCTGGGCGCCGAGGTGTACGTGACGCCGATGCCGGACAACCCGCCCTGGAGCGCCATTCAGACCGTGAGCGCCCTGGTGAAGGCCCATGCCATTGATGTGCTGCACGCGCATCTGCCCAACGCGCACCTGCTGTCGGCGCTGGTCGGTCGCTTGTGCAGCAAGCCGGTGATCACCACCATCCATGGCCGCCAGCTCAGCACGCTCGACCTCGAAGTCCACCGCACGGCGTCCACGCACCTCAGTGTGGTGTGCCGACAGACTTACTTCCATGCGCTCGGGCTGGGTGTCAGCCCATCCCAGCTCCACCTCATTCCGAACGGGGCCGACACGACGCTGTTCGTGCCGCGTCGCGTGCGCAACGGCCCGCTGCGCCAGGCCCTGGGTGTGCCGCCCGAAGCGCCGCTGGTGGGCCAGGTCGGGCGCCTGTCGGCCGAGAAGGGTCCCGATGTCTTCGTTCGCGCGGCCCTGGCCGCGCACGCGGTCATGCCGGATGTGCACTTCGCGCTGATCGGTGAGGGGCCCCTGCGCACCGAGCTCGAGCAGACGGTGGCCCGCCTGGGCCTGACGGATCGCCTGCACTTTGCCGGTCTGCAGTCTGACATGGCGAACATCTACGCCGAACTCGACGTGGTGGTGTCGGCGTCGCGCTCCGAAGCCATGCCGCTGGCGGTCCTGGAGGCCATGTCCAGCGGTGTGCCCGTGATCGTCACGCGCGTGGGGGGGGTGCCGGATCTGGTTCAGCACGGCCTGAGCGGCTGGCTGGTGGGCGATGGCGATTACGACGCGATGGCAGCTCAGTTGGTGAGCCTGTTGCGCGAGCCCGAGCGCGCCGCCGCCATGGGGCAGCGGGCGCGCGCGCGCGTGGTCCATCAGTTCTCGCTGGACCACAGTGTGGCTGGCACGGCGCAGCTGTTGCGCAAGCTGGCCCAGCGTGGCGGCGATGCGCGGCGCGTGAGCGCGGTGATGTCTGGCGAGGGCGGCAAGGCTGTGGTGGGATGA
- a CDS encoding BON domain-containing protein: protein MKTFIAATTVALASVFSLGACAVTSGQSTVGQYVDDATITARVKAKFAEDKQVSAMRINVETLKGEVQLSGFASNQDEKARAGQIALNVPDVKNVRNNIVVRAATN, encoded by the coding sequence ATGAAAACATTCATCGCCGCCACCACCGTTGCACTCGCTTCCGTCTTCTCTCTGGGTGCCTGCGCCGTCACCAGCGGCCAGAGCACGGTGGGACAGTACGTGGACGATGCCACGATCACGGCGCGTGTGAAGGCCAAGTTTGCGGAGGACAAGCAGGTCAGCGCCATGCGCATCAACGTCGAGACGCTGAAGGGTGAAGTGCAGCTGTCGGGCTTCGCTTCGAACCAGGACGAAAAGGCCCGTGCGGGTCAGATCGCGCTCAACGTGCCGGACGTCAAGAACGTGCGCAACAACATCGTGGTGCGCGCCGCGACGAACTGA
- a CDS encoding YihY/virulence factor BrkB family protein translates to MASPPVLPPAVLRALRHLPAPLHPPLTLLMRAGMRWMDEGAPQLGAALAFYTMFAMAPLLLIAISVAGAVFGVEAARGQIVHEIQGVVGKEAAKSIEAMVESAWRHPDGLQAALIGGLTLLLGATGVFTELRRALNRIMHVEPDTSALGALVKARLTGLALVMGFGFLAIVSLLLSAALQAFSALMPGAVVLGTVLTLLEFAVSTAVLGLAFGALLRWVPDRAPRSGAVFAGALTCAVMFNLGKFLIGLYLSRASVASSYGAAGSFVVVMLWVYYTGQILLFGAAITADASEARGASAPSPSA, encoded by the coding sequence ATGGCCTCTCCGCCCGTTCTGCCTCCCGCTGTGCTGCGCGCCCTGCGCCATCTGCCCGCCCCCCTGCATCCACCGCTGACGCTGTTGATGCGTGCGGGCATGCGCTGGATGGACGAAGGGGCGCCGCAACTCGGCGCGGCGCTGGCCTTCTACACGATGTTCGCGATGGCACCGCTGCTGTTGATCGCCATCTCGGTGGCGGGCGCCGTCTTCGGTGTGGAAGCCGCGCGCGGCCAGATCGTGCACGAGATCCAGGGCGTGGTCGGCAAGGAGGCGGCCAAGAGCATCGAAGCCATGGTGGAGTCGGCCTGGCGCCACCCGGACGGGCTGCAGGCGGCGCTGATCGGCGGGCTCACGTTGCTGCTCGGCGCCACCGGGGTCTTCACCGAACTGCGCCGCGCGCTGAACCGCATCATGCATGTCGAGCCCGACACCTCGGCGCTCGGGGCGCTCGTGAAGGCGCGGCTGACCGGACTGGCTCTGGTGATGGGCTTCGGCTTTCTGGCCATTGTCTCGCTGCTGCTCAGTGCAGCCTTGCAGGCCTTCAGCGCGCTCATGCCGGGCGCGGTGGTGCTGGGCACGGTGCTGACGCTGCTCGAATTTGCCGTGTCCACGGCCGTGTTGGGCCTGGCCTTCGGCGCGCTGCTGCGCTGGGTACCTGACCGCGCACCCCGTTCCGGCGCCGTGTTTGCGGGGGCCCTGACGTGTGCCGTGATGTTCAACCTGGGCAAGTTCCTGATCGGGCTCTACCTGTCGCGCGCCAGCGTGGCCTCGAGCTACGGGGCAGCTGGGTCGTTCGTCGTGGTGATGCTGTGGGTGTACTACACCGGCCAGATCCTGCTGTTCGGCGCCGCGATCACCGCCGATGCCAGCGAGGCACGGGGGGCCAGCGCCCCCTCCCCGTCGGCCTGA
- a CDS encoding AI-2E family transporter, translating into MEQPARPRLPEPSPPRSAPVVAFTRAEREVAPFHIPPGVVRLLGALLGLVLLREAAPILIPIAVAVALMFVLSGPVERLHRLGVPPHWGAGVVVTIMLTGVIGLGSVLARPAAQWAERAPTTVQQVVDTIERMRVAMLPPSRRAAQPLPTVHGGDSIQDKLATEGLLLTRVVFGQAMHFALQASATVILLYFLLASQSWLLTRTVEGVRRPRARALLLSGIRQARREIGLFLGTMGLINIGLGVVTGIALAFIGLPDPVLWGAVVAVLNFIPYLGPALVTVLLLLAGSMSFGATWTMLLPASIFLAGHAVEANLVSPWVMGRRLRLSPLSVFLSVMLWGWVWGFAGTLVAVPLLLGFRCLCQRRRGLRHICHYLEGGRSDAPSLTMLLRARERRMTRHTVRPSRRA; encoded by the coding sequence ATGGAACAGCCTGCACGTCCCCGCCTGCCCGAGCCTTCGCCACCGCGCTCCGCGCCGGTGGTGGCCTTCACCCGGGCCGAGCGCGAGGTCGCGCCGTTTCACATCCCGCCTGGCGTGGTGCGTCTGCTGGGTGCGCTGCTGGGGCTCGTGCTGCTGCGGGAGGCTGCTCCCATCCTCATTCCCATTGCGGTGGCCGTGGCCCTGATGTTCGTGCTCAGCGGGCCGGTGGAGCGCCTGCACCGCCTGGGCGTGCCGCCGCACTGGGGGGCCGGGGTGGTCGTCACCATCATGCTGACGGGCGTCATCGGGCTCGGCAGCGTGCTGGCCCGACCGGCAGCGCAGTGGGCCGAGCGTGCCCCCACCACCGTGCAACAGGTGGTGGACACCATCGAGCGCATGCGCGTGGCCATGTTGCCCCCGAGTCGCCGGGCCGCGCAACCGCTTCCCACCGTGCACGGTGGCGACTCCATCCAGGACAAGCTGGCCACAGAGGGGCTGCTGCTCACCCGGGTGGTCTTCGGTCAGGCCATGCACTTTGCCCTGCAGGCGTCGGCCACGGTCATCCTGCTGTACTTTCTGCTGGCCTCGCAATCGTGGTTGCTGACCCGCACGGTGGAGGGGGTGAGACGGCCTCGCGCACGGGCGCTGCTGCTGTCCGGCATCCGGCAGGCGCGGCGCGAGATCGGGCTGTTTCTTGGCACCATGGGCCTCATCAACATCGGCCTTGGCGTGGTGACCGGCATCGCGCTGGCCTTCATCGGCCTGCCGGATCCGGTGCTGTGGGGCGCCGTGGTGGCCGTGCTGAATTTCATCCCCTACCTGGGCCCCGCGCTGGTGACCGTGCTGTTGCTGCTCGCGGGCAGCATGAGTTTCGGTGCGACGTGGACCATGCTGCTGCCCGCGTCGATCTTTCTGGCAGGCCATGCCGTCGAGGCCAACCTCGTGTCGCCGTGGGTGATGGGGCGGCGCCTGCGGCTCAGCCCGCTGTCGGTGTTCCTGTCCGTGATGCTGTGGGGCTGGGTATGGGGCTTTGCCGGCACGCTGGTGGCGGTGCCGCTCCTGCTTGGCTTTCGTTGCCTGTGCCAGCGGCGGCGTGGCTTGCGGCACATCTGCCATTACCTGGAAGGCGGGCGCAGCGACGCGCCCAGCCTGACGATGCTGCTGAGGGCGCGTGAGCGCCGGATGACCCGGCACACGGTACGCCCCTCGCGGCGCGCTTGA
- a CDS encoding DUF4142 domain-containing protein: MITKAALMRSAWPAALVALGGLTACERQQSPPRPVSGVVGAEANSPPRSDPVVSTVPSTVQPAPAYGAAAPVAAGTDMGRPLLGNVDPPPAATTSPETTLANAPPAAGIPVPPPASTAPALTATELAFVTQAIEAGLFDLRVGQLGVERAGHTAVRSYAALLVNDQTAMNRSLQQLARRLGVPVPTSLSEPRQRILDDLARASDAEFDRQFVHVAGARAQQDTVALFERTGRDTRDQQVRSFVLLALPTLRAHLSAAERLPVRG; encoded by the coding sequence ATGATCACGAAGGCAGCGTTGATGCGCAGCGCCTGGCCGGCCGCGCTGGTGGCGTTGGGGGGACTGACAGCCTGCGAACGGCAGCAGAGCCCACCCCGGCCCGTGTCGGGTGTCGTGGGCGCGGAAGCCAACTCTCCACCCCGATCGGATCCGGTCGTGTCGACCGTGCCCTCGACGGTGCAGCCCGCCCCGGCCTACGGTGCTGCTGCGCCCGTGGCGGCGGGCACGGACATGGGGCGGCCGCTGCTGGGCAATGTCGATCCCCCGCCCGCTGCGACGACCTCGCCTGAAACCACCCTGGCCAATGCGCCTCCTGCGGCCGGGATTCCGGTTCCACCCCCTGCCAGCACGGCGCCGGCGTTGACCGCCACCGAGCTGGCCTTTGTGACGCAGGCGATCGAGGCGGGGCTTTTCGATCTGCGGGTCGGGCAGCTGGGTGTGGAGCGTGCGGGGCACACCGCCGTGCGCTCGTATGCGGCCCTGCTCGTGAACGACCAGACGGCGATGAACCGGAGCCTGCAGCAGCTGGCGCGCCGGCTGGGTGTGCCCGTGCCCACCAGCCTGTCGGAGCCAAGGCAGCGCATCCTGGATGACCTGGCCCGGGCCAGCGATGCCGAGTTTGATCGGCAGTTTGTGCATGTGGCCGGTGCACGGGCGCAGCAAGACACGGTGGCCCTGTTCGAGCGCACCGGGCGCGACACGCGCGACCAGCAGGTGCGCAGCTTCGTGCTGCTCGCCTTGCCCACCCTGCGGGCGCATCTCAGTGCCGCCGAGCGACTCCCCGTGCGAGGCTGA
- a CDS encoding DNA topoisomerase IB, which translates to MPPSDSPCEAEPPRTAAEAREVAEAADLVYVDDRDEGIRRVRRGGGFAYRAPDGHWLTERASADRATLARIRSLAIPPAYEDVWICPLADGHLQATGRDARGRKQYRYHARWRQVRDSDKFGRMAAFGEALPGLRARVDEDLAPGGGGAPGRTAVLAALVRLLDRTRLRVGNDAYARDNRSYGLSTLRQRHVEVEGHRVRLHFRGKSGVWHDVALQDRRVARVLRRCQSLPGQTLFQYTDAGGARHAIGSAEVNAYIRAVSGGDFTAKDFRTWHGSVLAWSLLVPRSPEAPDAPLVPALREVAKALGNTVAVCRKAYVHPDVLRCAECRQWPASAAWAPVQGLSEDEQGLLAFLRAQVATPA; encoded by the coding sequence GTGCCGCCGAGCGACTCCCCGTGCGAGGCTGAGCCACCGCGCACGGCCGCCGAGGCCCGTGAGGTCGCCGAGGCCGCCGACCTCGTCTACGTGGACGACCGGGACGAGGGCATCCGGCGCGTGCGTCGCGGTGGCGGCTTCGCTTACCGCGCACCGGACGGGCACTGGCTCACGGAACGAGCCAGCGCCGACCGGGCGACCCTGGCGCGCATTCGGTCGCTGGCCATCCCGCCCGCCTATGAAGACGTGTGGATCTGCCCTCTGGCCGATGGCCACCTGCAGGCCACCGGCCGCGATGCACGGGGCCGGAAACAGTACCGCTACCACGCCCGCTGGCGCCAGGTGCGTGACAGCGACAAGTTCGGCCGGATGGCGGCGTTCGGCGAGGCGCTGCCCGGCTTGCGCGCGCGGGTGGACGAAGACCTCGCACCGGGCGGCGGTGGTGCGCCCGGGCGCACCGCCGTGCTCGCCGCGCTGGTGCGGCTGCTGGATCGCACGCGCCTGCGAGTGGGCAACGATGCCTATGCGCGCGACAACCGCTCGTATGGCCTCAGCACCCTGCGGCAGCGCCACGTCGAGGTGGAAGGCCACCGCGTGCGGCTGCACTTCCGCGGCAAGTCGGGCGTCTGGCACGACGTGGCCTTGCAGGATCGCCGGGTGGCCCGCGTGCTTCGCCGGTGCCAGTCGCTGCCCGGCCAGACCCTGTTTCAGTACACCGATGCCGGCGGCGCACGGCATGCAATCGGTTCGGCCGAGGTCAATGCCTACATCCGGGCGGTGTCGGGCGGCGACTTCACGGCCAAGGACTTCCGCACCTGGCACGGCAGCGTGCTGGCGTGGTCGCTGCTGGTACCGCGCTCGCCCGAGGCGCCAGACGCGCCGCTGGTGCCGGCGCTGCGCGAGGTGGCGAAGGCACTGGGCAACACCGTGGCCGTGTGCCGCAAGGCCTATGTTCACCCGGACGTGCTGCGCTGCGCCGAGTGCCGCCAGTGGCCCGCATCGGCCGCATGGGCGCCGGTTCAGGGACTCAGCGAAGACGAGCAGGGCCTGCTGGCCTTCCTGCGTGCGCAGGTGGCCACGCCTGCCTGA
- a CDS encoding GlsB/YeaQ/YmgE family stress response membrane protein yields MVSLIVWLVVGGIVGWLASLIMKTDAQQGVLLNVVVGLVGAALAGWLISPLVGVPSINDNVFSIGSVLVSLVGAVILLGIVGLIRGRPRA; encoded by the coding sequence ATGGTCAGTTTGATTGTGTGGTTGGTGGTGGGAGGCATCGTCGGTTGGCTGGCGAGCCTGATCATGAAGACCGACGCCCAGCAGGGCGTTCTGCTCAACGTCGTGGTGGGCCTCGTGGGCGCCGCGCTGGCAGGTTGGCTCATCTCACCCCTCGTGGGCGTGCCGAGCATCAACGACAACGTCTTCAGCATCGGCTCCGTGCTGGTGTCACTGGTCGGTGCAGTGATCCTGCTGGGCATCGTGGGGCTGATCCGCGGCCGGCCGCGTGCGTGA